A genomic window from Herbiconiux aconitum includes:
- a CDS encoding NAD(P)-dependent oxidoreductase produces the protein MSEQPTIGWIGLGDQGGPIARAIAEGGYPLHVWSRSGRFAALEGVPYTPHATPAELGAVSDIVGLCLSEDKDNTEVLTGGGLLDALNPGTVLINFGTGLPAAAVELTRLAAARDVRVVDAPVSGGHAGAVEKQLTTIVGGDPEVVEKLRPVLETFSATIAYMGGAGAGQVGKLINNAMLMANQKNISDLLDLAVAEHVDIDALVDVLRNGTASSRALQSLGSAITTENAEHLSTLQLIDMDIFREAFDGHGPTVGVITERAISGAEDLPKLAALITR, from the coding sequence ATGTCTGAACAACCCACCATCGGCTGGATCGGTCTGGGTGACCAAGGCGGGCCCATCGCCCGAGCCATCGCCGAAGGCGGTTACCCCCTCCACGTCTGGTCGCGCAGCGGCCGCTTCGCCGCCCTCGAGGGCGTTCCTTACACGCCGCACGCCACGCCCGCCGAGCTGGGCGCCGTCAGCGACATCGTGGGTCTGTGCCTGAGCGAAGACAAGGACAACACCGAGGTGCTGACCGGGGGCGGACTCCTCGATGCTCTCAACCCCGGAACCGTCTTGATCAACTTCGGCACGGGTCTCCCCGCCGCAGCCGTGGAGTTGACCCGCTTGGCCGCAGCACGCGACGTGCGCGTTGTCGACGCCCCGGTCAGTGGGGGTCACGCCGGAGCCGTTGAGAAACAACTCACGACCATCGTCGGCGGCGACCCCGAAGTCGTCGAGAAGCTGCGCCCGGTCTTGGAGACGTTCTCAGCCACGATCGCCTACATGGGAGGTGCTGGCGCGGGCCAGGTCGGCAAGCTGATCAACAATGCCATGCTGATGGCCAATCAGAAGAACATCAGCGACCTGCTCGACCTCGCCGTCGCTGAGCACGTGGACATCGACGCTCTCGTCGATGTGCTGCGCAACGGCACCGCCTCCAGCAGAGCCCTCCAGTCGCTCGGTTCCGCGATCACGACCGAGAACGCCGAGCATCTCAGCACACTGCAGCTGATCGACATGGACATCTTCCGCGAGGCCTTCGACGGCCACGGACCAACCGTCGGGGTCATCACCGAGCGCGCCATCAGCGGCGCCGAAGACCTGCCCAAACTCGCCGCCCTCATCACCCGCTAG
- a CDS encoding helix-turn-helix transcriptional regulator: MTEPPLIGREPECQLLDALVESVSTGLSGSLVFLGEPGVGKTRLLEHLTESPAQIIRLVGIESEFSIGFGALHRLLLPFREHFADVPVPQHNALLTTFGALDEPPPPRFVLGLAALSVLAAAARAGPLICVIDDAQWLDQESLEVLSFVARRVYADSLGFVFAGREHYDALEALHGLPTHHVLGLARKASHSLLQSVRPGAVSSSVAARIVAETDGNPLAMLELLNQLTSEQLAGRLPLPQQLPTGRGLTAHFLRQLEVLSPETRSLLVLASAMSTDDPSTLWRAAALLGIPHDAADGAHDLDVLSIGDTVTFRHPLIRSAVYHAAEPRQRRLAHSVMATIAEMDDHADLAAWHRAAATSAPDEDVAADLERSAERAERRGGQLARARFLARAAELSPAPEERSDRMFGAAEAYLAAGDGILAEALLDKVAPRLEADGRHVDVQRMRALLAMFHHRHRDAWTILLEAIGSADPFDEDLIRGMMFEALRAALGARDDTDRVTAEEIARTVIDYLRDKEPPVSARDMLLEGLASRFALGYSQAVPLLRDSVRALFADGNEPLDAHSSPVAGWFAADEIWDDDGRRALFERGVEAGRRHGVLSVLQVSLAGQCVSHCWAGEMAAAERSCFEAVEITALMGLPRPVGLGPAIHLRAWQGREQECREHAREAAAWGAQWGSLYLEMYAWSGLTVLEMGLGNYTEALGLALAISERDTLGFGSTILPEVVEAATRAGEPEAAATALAKLEERAEASATPWALGMLARSRAILAHDSDAERLYLRSIELLLQTSLRVEVARTQLLYGQWLRRQRRRRDAQVQLSTAHHFFETTGVGAFAARAGSELLATGLKTVQVTGRGRADPGLTPQEAQVARLAATGATNSEIAVQMFLTTSTVEYHLSKVFKKLNITSRRQLGHVMQ, translated from the coding sequence ATGACTGAGCCACCGCTCATCGGTCGCGAGCCTGAATGCCAGCTGTTGGACGCGCTCGTGGAGTCTGTCAGCACTGGCCTCAGCGGATCGCTCGTCTTCCTCGGGGAGCCCGGTGTGGGCAAGACGCGCCTGCTCGAACATCTCACGGAGTCGCCGGCGCAGATCATCCGTCTGGTGGGCATCGAATCGGAGTTCAGCATCGGCTTCGGAGCTCTCCACCGACTCCTCCTGCCTTTTCGGGAACACTTCGCTGATGTGCCGGTGCCGCAGCACAACGCTCTGCTCACGACGTTCGGTGCTCTCGACGAGCCGCCTCCGCCGAGATTCGTGCTCGGGCTGGCGGCTCTGAGCGTTCTGGCTGCAGCAGCGCGGGCCGGTCCGCTGATCTGTGTCATCGACGACGCCCAGTGGTTGGATCAGGAATCGCTCGAGGTTCTGAGCTTCGTGGCGCGGCGGGTCTACGCAGACAGCTTGGGATTCGTGTTCGCGGGGCGGGAGCACTACGACGCTCTCGAGGCACTCCACGGGCTCCCTACTCATCATGTGCTGGGGCTGGCGCGGAAAGCGTCACACTCTCTGCTCCAATCTGTGCGACCCGGCGCGGTGAGTTCGTCGGTCGCAGCGCGCATCGTCGCAGAGACCGACGGGAACCCGCTCGCGATGCTGGAACTGCTCAACCAGCTGACATCGGAGCAGCTCGCCGGCAGACTTCCGCTCCCGCAGCAACTCCCCACCGGGCGCGGGCTCACCGCACACTTCCTACGTCAGCTCGAAGTGCTGTCGCCGGAGACCCGGTCGTTGCTGGTCTTGGCTTCTGCGATGTCGACGGACGATCCGTCCACATTGTGGCGTGCCGCCGCGTTGCTCGGGATACCGCACGATGCGGCAGACGGCGCTCACGACCTCGATGTCTTGTCCATCGGCGACACGGTGACGTTCCGTCATCCACTGATTCGATCGGCCGTCTACCACGCGGCAGAACCTCGGCAACGGCGGCTGGCACACAGCGTGATGGCGACGATCGCCGAGATGGACGACCACGCCGACCTCGCTGCATGGCACCGGGCGGCTGCCACCAGTGCCCCCGATGAGGATGTCGCCGCCGATCTCGAACGATCCGCGGAACGCGCCGAACGCCGCGGGGGTCAGCTGGCTCGGGCACGGTTCCTCGCACGAGCGGCCGAACTCTCTCCCGCACCGGAAGAGCGCAGCGACCGGATGTTCGGAGCTGCGGAGGCCTATCTCGCGGCCGGCGACGGCATCCTCGCGGAGGCGCTGCTCGACAAAGTCGCTCCCCGGCTGGAAGCGGATGGAAGACACGTCGACGTTCAACGGATGCGCGCGCTGCTGGCGATGTTCCACCATCGTCACCGAGATGCCTGGACGATTCTGCTGGAAGCGATCGGCAGCGCCGACCCGTTCGACGAAGACCTCATCCGGGGCATGATGTTCGAGGCGCTCCGCGCCGCTTTGGGCGCCCGAGACGACACCGACCGCGTGACCGCCGAGGAGATCGCCCGTACGGTCATCGATTATCTGCGCGACAAGGAGCCGCCGGTTTCCGCGCGGGACATGTTGCTCGAGGGGCTTGCGAGCCGGTTCGCACTCGGGTACTCGCAGGCAGTGCCCCTCCTTCGAGACTCCGTCAGGGCTCTCTTCGCTGACGGGAACGAGCCGTTGGATGCTCATTCATCGCCTGTAGCGGGCTGGTTCGCTGCCGACGAGATCTGGGACGACGACGGTCGACGGGCGCTCTTCGAGCGAGGGGTCGAGGCAGGACGCCGGCACGGGGTGCTGAGCGTTCTGCAAGTCTCTTTGGCTGGACAGTGCGTTTCTCACTGCTGGGCAGGGGAGATGGCTGCAGCAGAACGAAGCTGCTTCGAAGCCGTTGAGATCACGGCGCTCATGGGTCTTCCTCGACCCGTCGGGCTCGGGCCCGCGATTCATCTGCGGGCCTGGCAGGGGCGGGAGCAGGAGTGCCGGGAGCACGCACGTGAGGCTGCTGCCTGGGGTGCGCAGTGGGGTTCGCTCTATCTCGAGATGTACGCCTGGTCGGGCCTGACTGTGTTGGAGATGGGACTGGGCAACTACACCGAGGCGCTGGGCCTCGCGCTCGCGATCTCCGAGAGGGACACACTCGGTTTCGGCAGCACCATTCTTCCGGAGGTCGTCGAAGCAGCCACTCGAGCAGGCGAGCCGGAGGCGGCGGCCACAGCACTGGCGAAGCTCGAAGAACGGGCTGAGGCGAGCGCGACGCCCTGGGCTCTCGGGATGCTCGCCCGCTCTCGGGCGATCCTGGCCCATGATTCCGACGCGGAACGCCTCTATCTCAGGTCGATCGAGCTCCTTCTCCAGACCTCGCTTCGGGTCGAGGTCGCCAGAACGCAGCTTCTTTACGGCCAGTGGCTTCGCCGTCAGAGACGACGGCGCGACGCGCAGGTGCAGCTGTCCACCGCCCACCACTTCTTCGAGACGACGGGTGTCGGCGCATTCGCCGCCCGTGCCGGCTCCGAACTTCTGGCGACCGGCCTGAAAACGGTGCAGGTGACGGGTCGGGGCAGAGCCGATCCAGGACTCACCCCGCAAGAAGCGCAGGTGGCTCGCCTCGCTGCCACCGGCGCAACGAACTCGGAGATCGCGGTTCAGATGTTCCTCACCACATCGACGGTCGAATATCACCTGAGCAAAGTGTTCAAGAAGTTGAACATCACCTCTCGGAGGCAGTTGGGTCACGTCATGCAGTGA
- a CDS encoding RidA family protein, protein MLSDPIDRPEDILSKAGKALPAISAPAATYVAVKVAGDMAYVSGHGPLRDGSAVFTGKLGRDYSVEQGKAAAALTMLSLLASVKAEIGELDRVIEVVKLLVLVNATDDFSEHHLVADGASELLIQLFGDAGLHARSAIGVSSLPFGIATEIEAIFRID, encoded by the coding sequence ATGCTCAGCGACCCCATCGACAGGCCCGAAGACATCCTCTCGAAGGCAGGCAAGGCGCTCCCCGCGATCAGCGCGCCCGCCGCAACATACGTGGCCGTCAAGGTCGCCGGCGACATGGCCTACGTCTCCGGGCACGGGCCACTTCGCGACGGATCGGCGGTGTTCACCGGAAAACTTGGCCGCGATTACTCGGTCGAGCAGGGAAAGGCTGCTGCAGCGCTGACGATGTTGTCGCTGCTGGCCTCGGTGAAGGCTGAGATCGGCGAGCTCGATCGCGTGATCGAGGTCGTGAAACTCCTGGTGCTGGTGAACGCGACAGACGACTTCTCAGAGCACCACCTCGTCGCCGACGGCGCGAGCGAACTCCTGATCCAGCTCTTCGGCGATGCCGGCCTCCATGCGCGTTCCGCGATCGGCGTGAGCTCGTTGCCTTTCGGCATCGCGACCGAGATCGAAGCGATCTTCCGCATCGACTGA
- a CDS encoding alpha/beta fold hydrolase encodes MTTITVGEENSAPIELYYEDQGTGRPVVLLAGWPFDARSWEPQLHPLLDAGYRVIRIDRRGFGRSSAPITGYDFDTLSADVDVVLRKLDLRDVTLVGFSLGTGEVARYIGRFGTERLRSAVLIESLTPTFAHSDDNPKGVDEAGVEGVQQAILDDRFAWLTGMMGNFLNLDDYQGTLVSEDTVRAMWSAGADASPYATWACPRGWLEDFTADLERFDVPALIMHGTADRILSIDGQGARAHAALPAARYVEIDGGPHINPVTHTAEVNQEILRFLEDPS; translated from the coding sequence ATGACCACCATCACCGTCGGAGAAGAGAACTCGGCACCCATCGAGTTGTATTACGAGGACCAGGGCACCGGTCGCCCCGTGGTCCTTCTGGCCGGCTGGCCGTTCGATGCCCGCTCGTGGGAGCCCCAGCTGCATCCCCTGCTGGATGCCGGGTATCGCGTCATCCGCATCGACCGACGCGGGTTCGGCCGCTCGAGCGCCCCGATCACCGGCTACGATTTCGACACGCTCAGCGCCGACGTCGACGTCGTGCTTCGGAAGCTGGATCTGCGCGACGTCACACTCGTGGGCTTCTCCCTCGGCACCGGCGAAGTGGCGAGATACATCGGCCGGTTCGGCACGGAACGGCTCCGCAGCGCCGTGCTGATCGAAAGCCTGACCCCGACGTTCGCACACAGCGACGACAACCCGAAAGGTGTCGACGAGGCAGGGGTCGAAGGAGTCCAGCAGGCCATCCTCGACGACCGCTTCGCCTGGCTCACCGGCATGATGGGCAACTTCCTCAACCTCGACGACTATCAGGGCACCCTCGTCAGCGAAGACACCGTGCGAGCGATGTGGTCGGCCGGCGCGGATGCGTCGCCGTACGCGACTTGGGCGTGCCCGCGGGGGTGGCTCGAGGATTTCACCGCCGATCTCGAACGGTTCGACGTGCCGGCGCTGATCATGCATGGCACGGCCGACCGCATCCTGTCCATCGACGGGCAGGGGGCCAGAGCACACGCAGCTCTCCCGGCGGCCCGCTACGTCGAAATCGACGGCGGTCCCCACATCAACCCCGTCACCCACACCGCAGAGGTCAATCAGGAGATCCTGCGATTCCTCGAAGACCCCTCGTAG
- a CDS encoding alpha/beta fold hydrolase has protein sequence MSISKLPSKLATVGIAAAAVLALGLAAPAAANAAPADNSGSAKPTIVLVHGAWADASSFAPVTAALQKDGYTVLNAPNPLRGVATDAASVSAFINQATTGPVVLVGHSYGGTVITNAATQTPTVKALVYIDAYAPDKGETVVQLTGAQPGSLLAVPDPSTVFNFVQFQNDTQTATYNAAYVKPELFQKIFAADLPKKQTQVLAASQSPLATDALGTPSGDPAWKTIKSYFFIGTNDKVIPAAEQLDMANRAHGVVVKAKADHLSMLEVPNKVTDIIEMAAQNK, from the coding sequence ATGTCCATTTCCAAGCTCCCCTCCAAGCTGGCCACGGTCGGTATCGCGGCCGCGGCGGTGCTCGCACTGGGCCTCGCGGCTCCTGCTGCGGCCAATGCAGCGCCGGCCGACAACTCGGGCTCCGCCAAACCCACGATCGTGCTCGTGCACGGCGCCTGGGCCGATGCATCCAGCTTCGCCCCCGTCACCGCGGCTCTGCAGAAGGACGGCTACACCGTCTTGAACGCACCCAACCCGCTCCGCGGCGTCGCCACGGATGCGGCGAGCGTTTCCGCGTTCATCAACCAGGCCACCACCGGTCCGGTCGTGCTCGTCGGTCACTCCTACGGCGGCACGGTCATCACCAACGCGGCCACGCAGACCCCGACCGTGAAGGCACTGGTCTACATCGACGCGTACGCCCCCGACAAGGGTGAGACCGTCGTGCAGCTCACCGGCGCCCAGCCCGGCTCGCTCCTGGCCGTTCCCGACCCGAGCACGGTGTTCAACTTCGTGCAGTTCCAGAACGACACCCAGACGGCGACGTACAACGCCGCTTACGTCAAGCCGGAACTCTTCCAGAAGATCTTCGCCGCCGATCTGCCCAAGAAGCAGACGCAGGTGCTGGCCGCCAGCCAGTCGCCTCTCGCCACCGATGCACTCGGAACCCCATCGGGAGACCCGGCTTGGAAGACCATCAAGAGCTACTTCTTCATCGGCACCAACGACAAAGTCATCCCTGCCGCTGAACAGCTCGACATGGCGAACCGCGCACATGGCGTCGTGGTGAAGGCCAAGGCCGACCACCTCTCGATGCTCGAGGTTCCCAACAAGGTCACCGACATCATCGAAATGGCCGCGCAGAACAAGTAG